The genomic region CAAATACCTAAGCAATCTGCATGTCCTCATAGTGCAACAATATTAAATTAGGACATACATAATTTTAATATGTACCTACTCTAATTATAATAGATAAAAAGTGAATTACGTTCTTTCTATCTAATCAATTTGACATTGCTTGATATTAACGGTTAAACAAAGAACTTGGCATTCTAGCGTTTAACGAAAAGGAAAGGATTTAAAATAGAATTTCAGCAAATGTATAAGTACCTCTATCTGTGTTGACTCTATACCAAAGAAAATAGCTTCCAACAAAACTTGCTCCTTCTATAACGAATAACGCCACAGCCCCTCGTTTTAGCCACTTTCTTACAGCCGGTTTTGGATTTTTAATAAGCATAACTGGATGAAAATTGAGCCATTTGGTGTTATGCGGATACTTACTGGAATTTTTTATCCAAAAAAGGACAATGAATGACGAACCGATGATAAGTGACTtgtgacagtgacagtgacaATACTTTGCGGTAGTGTATACAAAACAGAACTGTCTGTTCAATACAGTATTGCCATAGCCACCTTGGTGGCTATGGTATTGCACAtagatttatacagggtgattcattaacaCGACGCGCGACGGTTGTTTATCAGGACTCAAGATTGTGATATTACGCACAGACCATATATacattgggaccgtgcaagttcgacaaagcgacccctatttcttcgctctgtactattattcgcacttttaattgtattggccaattatattagtcctggttactggataattgtcaaggccatagtccaaaaaaatagtaagaagaaaaaataagattcaggttatgttatgaaaacgtgaacaattgtatgtagtaaataaaattagttattaaaatgcagtactgcactcaaaacacaattaattaaattacctttatataataattgcatatcatatcaatattgtggagcaatatataatttttctgcttcaatgacagaaggtatgaaatatacgtcaatttgacaatttca from Diabrotica virgifera virgifera chromosome 3, PGI_DIABVI_V3a harbors:
- the LOC114327162 gene encoding protein CEBPZOS, which encodes MLIKNPKPAVRKWLKRGAVALFVIEGASFVGSYFLWYRVNTDRDTRKYLYQNYPSVLEAYYKIGETFDSQNQIRQIDLAYWNKES